A genomic window from Algoriphagus sp. Y33 includes:
- a CDS encoding group III truncated hemoglobin → MDKLDISSRKEVDFLVRRFYDQVRKHETLGPIFNGVVKDWDTHLVHLSDFWEMILLQTGPGAGKFNPVKVHRTVDAEVNNSIEQVHFGHWLELWFETLDRYFEGENANYAKEHARRMAHMLFMRIWEARVK, encoded by the coding sequence ATGGATAAACTTGATATAAGCTCACGCAAAGAGGTAGATTTTCTGGTTAGGAGATTTTATGATCAGGTACGCAAACATGAGACGCTTGGTCCGATTTTCAATGGTGTGGTGAAAGATTGGGATACGCATCTGGTCCATCTGAGTGATTTTTGGGAGATGATCCTGCTACAGACCGGCCCCGGAGCAGGTAAATTCAACCCGGTCAAAGTGCACAGAACAGTGGATGCTGAAGTGAATAATAGCATAGAGCAGGTGCATTTTGGACATTGGTTGGAGTTGTGGTTTGAGACGCTTGACCGATATTTCGAAGGGGAAAATGCAAATTATGCCAAGGAACATGCAAGAAGAATGGCTCATATGCTTTTTATGAGGATTTGGGAAGCGAGGGTGAAATAA
- a CDS encoding OmpA family protein — MKTTNKFLMAALITTTTLGAVSCKSSNTVKGGAIGGAAGGVLGGVIAGKNNTAVGVLIGSAIGGSAGAIIGNRMDKAADELQRDLEGANVERVGEGIKITFDSGLMFPVNKSDLSESSKQNLKELAETLKKYEETNILVEGHTDNTGAEDYNMELSRKRAYSVEDYLTSQGIAKNRMEITAYGEMQPTATNDTEAGRQQNRRVEVAIYANKKMQKMAEKGELGEY, encoded by the coding sequence ATGAAAACAACCAACAAATTTCTAATGGCAGCCCTTATCACTACTACCACTTTGGGAGCCGTGAGCTGTAAATCAAGTAACACCGTGAAAGGCGGGGCTATCGGTGGAGCGGCAGGCGGAGTACTCGGGGGAGTCATCGCAGGAAAAAACAATACCGCTGTCGGAGTCCTGATCGGGTCCGCTATCGGTGGATCTGCGGGAGCAATTATTGGCAATCGAATGGATAAAGCCGCTGACGAGCTTCAGCGGGATCTTGAAGGAGCAAATGTAGAGCGTGTGGGGGAAGGCATCAAAATCACATTCGACTCAGGCTTGATGTTTCCTGTAAACAAATCCGACTTGAGTGAGAGCTCAAAACAAAACTTGAAAGAATTAGCCGAAACATTGAAAAAATATGAGGAGACCAATATCCTTGTGGAAGGCCATACGGATAATACCGGTGCGGAAGATTACAACATGGAGCTTTCACGAAAGAGAGCTTATTCTGTAGAAGACTATTTGACAAGTCAGGGAATTGCCAAGAACCGGATGGAAATCACTGCATACGGTGAAATGCAACCTACAGCCACTAATGATACCGAGGCAGGTCGTCAGCAAAACCGAAGAGTGGAAGTCGCTATCTATGCTAATAAGAAAATGCAAAAAATGGCTGAAAAAGGGGAATTGGGAGAATACTAA
- a CDS encoding MmcQ/YjbR family DNA-binding protein, producing the protein MITSESFAQMALSLPGTERAPHFDRTAFKVTKRRIFASLHEKSNSANLALSLEEQSAFCEYEPEAIYPVPNKWGEKGWTTFELDKVSKEVLYEALTSAYSEITKHK; encoded by the coding sequence ATGATAACCTCTGAGTCATTTGCCCAAATGGCACTCTCACTCCCAGGGACTGAACGTGCTCCCCACTTTGACAGAACTGCCTTTAAAGTGACAAAAAGACGGATATTTGCTTCACTTCACGAAAAAAGCAATTCAGCTAACCTCGCTCTTTCTTTAGAAGAGCAAAGTGCTTTTTGTGAATACGAGCCCGAAGCTATCTATCCTGTTCCCAATAAGTGGGGAGAAAAAGGCTGGACGACTTTTGAACTTGACAAGGTTTCCAAAGAGGTATTGTATGAAGCCCTAACTTCCGCCTATTCGGAAATCACCAAACATAAATAG
- a CDS encoding formate/nitrite transporter family protein — MAWKKEMTEEQILAAQQREIDNQLRKSKSKSVDSAKTHGEILRDQITDAMEVYDKRDRSLFTSSLTAGLEIGFSYLLLCTLYFFLMGKMDSDSIIRVVALVYPVGFILVVMGQSILFTEQTALLTLPVLNKKRSIGSMLRLWGIVIAGNLVGGYIISGILLWLGPHLGIFDDEVVVILAKHSLHAKFP, encoded by the coding sequence ATGGCTTGGAAAAAAGAAATGACAGAGGAACAGATATTAGCAGCGCAGCAACGTGAAATAGATAACCAACTCCGTAAATCAAAGTCTAAAAGTGTAGATTCAGCCAAGACGCATGGAGAGATACTTCGCGATCAGATCACCGATGCCATGGAAGTGTATGACAAAAGGGACCGAAGTCTTTTTACAAGTTCGTTGACTGCCGGGTTGGAAATTGGATTTAGCTATTTACTGCTATGTACGTTATACTTCTTCTTAATGGGAAAGATGGATTCTGATTCTATTATCAGAGTGGTGGCATTAGTCTATCCGGTAGGTTTTATTTTGGTGGTAATGGGCCAAAGTATTCTATTCACAGAGCAGACTGCATTGCTGACTTTACCGGTTTTGAATAAAAAGCGATCAATAGGAAGTATGTTAAGGCTTTGGGGAATTGTGATCGCAGGCAACTTGGTAGGCGGGTATATTATCTCGGGAATTTTATTGTGGCTTGGACCTCATTTGGGAATTTTCGATGATGAGGTGGTCGTGATCTTGGCAAAACATTCGCTTCATGCCAAATTCCCGTGA
- a CDS encoding NAD(P)H-dependent oxidoreductase: protein MEVLENLNWRYATKSMNGTPVPQEKIDYILEAVRLTASSSGLQPYEILVITDPEIKERIRSIAWNQSQITDASHVLVFAAWDNYTAERINSVFKFNNEQRGLPDSVTDEYRNKLLSSYTVKTAEENFTHTAKQAYIALGTALIAAAEQRVDSTPMEGFDPAALDEILDLKSKGLRSVVILPLGYRNEENDWLVNMKKVRTPTEKFVTVI from the coding sequence ATGGAAGTATTAGAAAATTTGAATTGGAGATATGCCACCAAATCAATGAATGGAACTCCTGTTCCCCAGGAAAAAATTGACTACATACTGGAAGCCGTCAGACTTACAGCATCCTCTTCAGGATTGCAGCCCTATGAAATTCTGGTAATCACTGATCCGGAAATAAAAGAAAGAATCAGGTCAATTGCGTGGAATCAAAGTCAGATCACAGACGCATCCCACGTGCTTGTATTTGCAGCGTGGGACAATTACACGGCAGAGCGAATCAACAGCGTCTTCAAATTCAACAATGAACAACGAGGCTTACCCGACAGCGTTACCGATGAATATCGTAACAAGCTATTGAGTTCATACACAGTTAAAACTGCTGAAGAAAACTTCACCCACACTGCCAAACAAGCTTACATTGCCCTTGGTACCGCATTGATAGCAGCAGCTGAGCAGCGAGTAGATTCTACTCCGATGGAAGGTTTTGACCCTGCAGCACTGGATGAAATTCTGGACCTTAAATCCAAAGGTCTTCGAAGCGTGGTCATACTGCCACTCGGCTATAGAAATGAGGAAAATGACTGGCTGGTCAACATGAAAAAAGTACGTACTCCAACAGAAAAATTCGTAACAGTAATCTAA
- a CDS encoding DUF808 domain-containing protein encodes MASGIFALLDDIATLMDDVAVMSKVAAKKTAGILGDDLAVNAEKASGFVSDREIPVLWAITKGSLLNKAIILPFAFLLSAFVPTVVTIILILGGLYLAYEGAEKIYEYIVPHEHTKIAVIDEDVSEEELLRCEKEKIKSAVVTDFILSVEIVIIALGTVVNEPILEQIIVVSVIALLATAGVYGIVALIVRMDEFGYKLIAMNKQEDSFSDKVGLVLVNALPKIIKAMGLIGTIALLLVSGGIFVHNLDFFHHLFPSFPAIITELLVGLVVGFIVFLIVELGKKLFKKKEGRNSQLD; translated from the coding sequence ATGGCTTCAGGAATATTTGCATTGCTAGACGATATCGCCACACTGATGGACGATGTAGCGGTAATGAGTAAAGTAGCGGCTAAGAAAACAGCCGGAATATTGGGTGATGATCTGGCTGTGAATGCTGAGAAAGCCTCGGGATTCGTCTCTGATCGGGAAATACCTGTGCTTTGGGCCATCACCAAGGGTTCTCTACTCAACAAAGCAATAATTCTCCCTTTTGCTTTTTTGCTCAGTGCTTTTGTTCCTACCGTAGTTACAATTATTTTGATACTTGGCGGGCTCTATCTCGCATACGAGGGGGCAGAAAAAATCTACGAATACATTGTGCCTCATGAGCATACCAAAATAGCGGTAATAGATGAGGATGTCTCTGAAGAAGAATTACTTCGATGTGAAAAAGAAAAAATAAAATCCGCCGTGGTAACTGATTTTATTTTATCTGTAGAGATTGTAATCATTGCTTTGGGCACTGTGGTGAACGAACCTATTCTAGAACAAATCATAGTGGTGTCTGTCATCGCTCTCTTAGCCACCGCAGGCGTATATGGAATAGTAGCCCTAATAGTACGAATGGACGAATTTGGCTACAAGTTGATAGCAATGAATAAGCAAGAAGACAGCTTCTCAGACAAGGTTGGACTAGTGCTTGTAAACGCACTTCCCAAAATCATCAAAGCCATGGGGTTGATAGGCACAATAGCCCTTCTACTGGTATCCGGAGGGATTTTCGTGCATAATCTAGATTTCTTCCATCACCTCTTCCCTTCCTTCCCCGCTATCATTACAGAGCTTTTGGTCGGCTTGGTCGTTGGTTTTATCGTATTTTTAATTGTTGAACTTGGCAAAAAACTCTTTAAGAAAAAGGAAGGTCGCAACAGCCAATTAGATTAA
- a CDS encoding ectonucleotide pyrophosphatase/phosphodiesterase, producing MKRFCLLLLSLVTFPTFSFSQGAAESKEPIVILISLDGFRYDYVDRFQPENLKRFIAEGVEAESMMPSFPSKTFPNHYTIATGLKPEHHGLVDNSFYDPEKELTYGIGKKELVQDGSWYGGTPLWVLAEQNDMVAASYFFVGSEADIQGIRPSYYYPYDGSVSNMTRVSEVFKWLELPEAERPRLITMYFSDMDDIGHAYGPSNDALLEPRLRKLDHELGALFEGLKSYDLDINVIIVSDHGMTDIPIDNFLNLTILTKDVPGSVVNNGALAHVYLENKKDKRKVIKSLENAGFPVHITDVDHKENYQDLMYKDRIGDILIIPDMGYYLATGPAVTLTKRRAKSMGTTVFGEHGFSPAYKEMHAIFYANGPAFKSGLKIETFQNVHVYPMICKILGLPIPDDIDGKLEVLALILKN from the coding sequence ATGAAAAGATTTTGCCTGCTGTTATTGTCTTTAGTAACATTTCCGACTTTCTCTTTTTCCCAAGGAGCTGCTGAATCAAAGGAACCCATTGTGATTTTGATTTCACTCGATGGGTTTAGATATGATTATGTAGATCGATTTCAGCCTGAAAATTTAAAAAGGTTTATCGCGGAAGGGGTGGAGGCTGAAAGCATGATGCCGTCATTTCCGAGTAAGACTTTTCCCAATCATTATACTATTGCTACAGGACTTAAGCCTGAGCATCATGGCTTGGTGGACAATTCTTTTTACGATCCGGAAAAAGAGCTGACTTACGGAATCGGCAAAAAGGAATTGGTTCAGGATGGGAGCTGGTATGGTGGGACTCCTCTGTGGGTGCTTGCGGAGCAAAATGACATGGTTGCGGCGAGTTATTTTTTCGTAGGTTCGGAAGCGGATATCCAGGGAATTCGGCCTAGCTATTATTACCCGTATGATGGAAGCGTCAGCAATATGACTAGAGTATCAGAGGTGTTCAAATGGCTGGAATTGCCGGAAGCTGAGCGTCCAAGGCTTATTACCATGTACTTTTCTGATATGGATGATATAGGGCATGCATATGGCCCTTCCAACGACGCTCTGCTTGAGCCAAGGCTAAGAAAACTGGATCATGAACTGGGGGCACTTTTTGAAGGATTGAAAAGTTATGATCTTGACATCAATGTGATTATCGTTTCGGATCATGGAATGACGGATATTCCGATAGATAATTTCCTGAATCTTACTATACTGACGAAGGATGTTCCCGGGAGTGTTGTCAATAATGGAGCTTTGGCCCATGTGTATTTGGAAAATAAAAAGGACAAACGTAAGGTGATCAAATCGCTTGAAAATGCCGGTTTTCCGGTCCATATCACTGACGTAGATCACAAGGAGAATTATCAGGATCTGATGTACAAAGACCGGATTGGAGATATTCTGATCATCCCGGATATGGGCTATTACCTTGCAACGGGACCGGCAGTCACTCTGACTAAGCGGCGTGCGAAGAGCATGGGGACTACTGTTTTCGGAGAGCATGGGTTTAGTCCTGCGTACAAAGAAATGCACGCAATCTTTTATGCGAATGGGCCTGCATTTAAGTCAGGACTGAAGATCGAAACCTTTCAGAATGTGCATGTGTATCCAATGATTTGTAAAATCTTGGGTCTACCTATTCCTGATGACATTGATGGCAAATTGGAGGTTTTGGCACTTATTTTAAAAAACTAG
- a CDS encoding GNAT family N-acetyltransferase, whose product MSYLIRKANFADLSPLVEMARTSFVQAFTEGNKIENVNAYLEEAFTEEQFMDEMENPASVFFLLEVDGVLVGYAKVNFVPAQTDLQDNSSLEVARLYLLAEYIGMGLGTVLLTHTINFAKLNRKKYLWLGVWEKNRRAIKFYEKHGLSVFSSHPFPFGDEIQTDFLMRIDFH is encoded by the coding sequence ATGTCCTATTTAATCAGAAAAGCCAATTTTGCTGACCTGAGTCCTTTGGTGGAAATGGCTAGGACCTCATTTGTCCAAGCTTTTACCGAAGGAAATAAAATCGAAAATGTAAACGCTTATTTGGAAGAGGCATTTACGGAGGAACAGTTTATGGATGAAATGGAAAATCCGGCATCTGTTTTTTTTCTTCTGGAAGTAGATGGGGTTCTTGTCGGCTATGCTAAAGTGAATTTTGTTCCTGCCCAAACGGATCTTCAAGATAATTCAAGCTTGGAAGTGGCTCGGTTATATCTTCTTGCAGAGTATATAGGCATGGGACTGGGCACGGTGTTGCTTACTCATACTATCAATTTTGCAAAGCTGAATCGGAAAAAATACCTCTGGCTAGGCGTTTGGGAGAAGAATAGACGAGCGATCAAATTCTACGAAAAGCACGGGTTGAGTGTTTTTAGCTCTCATCCTTTTCCTTTTGGAGATGAGATTCAAACTGATTTTTTGATGCGAATAGATTTTCATTAA